In Thalassoglobus sp. JC818, a single window of DNA contains:
- a CDS encoding mechanosensitive ion channel domain-containing protein — MLSKIVHGRFDSQELSRFGFATFLLLGMLFLPPASIHAQEADSDPPATATSSDEESPKPTTTADPDISIESLELLVKPLTQDELVVEAEGWRDFLKDQVSEIAKLRINIINKKEEEAAQAEAGTAEPTAEADANADNAPEADEDGAAPQTGESLAKLQDEKTHLVDRLNVVLDELELKGGDVETFRQYVAAQSGVAVDVTDTATTMAMIRSWLVSDQGGKRWMWNIIKFLAILICFYFGATIISNLVRSAVSRVKGTSQLLVNFIGKFVKQLLMIVGLMISLAALEVNIAPLLAAVGAAGFVVGLALQGTLSNFASGLLILGYRPFDTGDVIEAAGISGIVDSVSLFSTHIRTFDNKLMIVPNNEIWGGTITNATASQTRRVDMVFGIGYDDDIHQAKTILEELVNEHELVLKDPAPVVKLNELADSSLNFIVRPWTKTGDYWTVYWDLTTAVKERFDQAGISIPYPQRDVHVYQENGKSENA; from the coding sequence ATGTTATCAAAAATCGTTCATGGACGATTCGACAGTCAGGAGCTTTCGCGTTTCGGTTTTGCAACTTTTTTGCTTCTTGGAATGTTATTCTTGCCTCCCGCGAGCATCCACGCTCAGGAAGCAGATTCAGATCCACCAGCGACTGCTACGAGTTCCGACGAAGAGAGCCCAAAGCCGACGACAACTGCTGATCCGGACATTTCGATTGAAAGCCTCGAACTGCTCGTTAAGCCGCTGACACAAGACGAGTTGGTCGTCGAAGCAGAAGGTTGGAGAGATTTTCTTAAAGACCAGGTCTCGGAAATCGCCAAGCTTCGAATCAATATCATCAACAAGAAAGAAGAAGAGGCTGCACAAGCAGAAGCAGGGACTGCAGAGCCAACCGCCGAAGCAGATGCGAATGCAGACAACGCACCTGAAGCAGACGAAGACGGTGCTGCGCCTCAAACAGGTGAAAGCCTCGCAAAACTTCAGGACGAAAAGACTCACCTTGTCGATCGACTGAATGTCGTCCTCGATGAACTGGAACTCAAAGGAGGCGACGTTGAAACTTTCCGACAATACGTGGCAGCCCAGTCCGGCGTCGCTGTCGATGTGACAGACACTGCGACAACGATGGCAATGATTCGATCGTGGTTGGTTTCCGACCAGGGCGGAAAACGCTGGATGTGGAACATCATCAAGTTTCTGGCGATTCTTATTTGCTTCTACTTCGGGGCAACAATCATTTCGAATTTGGTTCGCTCAGCCGTTTCGCGTGTCAAAGGAACGTCTCAGCTGCTGGTCAATTTCATCGGGAAGTTCGTCAAGCAGCTGTTAATGATCGTCGGCCTGATGATCAGTCTGGCCGCCTTGGAAGTGAACATTGCACCGCTCCTCGCAGCAGTCGGTGCGGCTGGTTTCGTGGTTGGTCTCGCTTTGCAGGGAACGTTGAGCAACTTCGCGAGTGGCTTGCTGATTCTCGGCTATCGCCCATTCGACACAGGCGACGTCATTGAAGCAGCTGGCATCTCGGGAATTGTCGATTCGGTCTCGCTCTTCTCAACTCACATCCGAACCTTCGACAACAAACTCATGATTGTCCCCAACAATGAAATCTGGGGCGGGACAATCACCAATGCAACCGCGAGTCAAACTCGCCGAGTCGATATGGTCTTCGGAATTGGCTACGACGATGACATTCATCAGGCGAAGACCATTCTGGAAGAACTCGTCAACGAACACGAACTCGTCCTGAAAGATCCAGCACCAGTCGTCAAGCTGAACGAACTGGCTGACTCGTCGCTGAACTTCATTGTTCGCCCCTGGACGAAAACCGGTGACTACTGGACCGTTTATTGGGACCTGACAACCGCAGTCAAAGAGCGATTCGATCAAGCTGGAATCTCCATCCCGTATCCACAACGCGACGTTCACGTTTATCAAGAAAACGGAAAATCTGAGAACGCCTAA
- a CDS encoding GDSL-type esterase/lipase family protein, which produces MNFSRTLLVLIAVVISFGNDQLHAFQRTAEAVSVELPETDEGLPGAGPIRRYDWFRNLWKSRRGQWAKTQAEDQNAVVFLGDSITQGWGDKLHKSFGEMKVANRGISGDTTRGMLIRLEEDVLSLNPTGVVMLMGTNDLEEGADPKTVASNIQLILEAIHAHQSEMPIIISLVFPSSETKKRPSNKIQELNQLIREAARNFEHVTVLDTWTLFANSEGDAKVEEFPDLLHPNELGYEKWRMALIPLLETNGLLDVPEDDFELEAGFESLFNGQDLTGWGFLPTPPANPNRKRNPNAPHRPEVAEAVSFDGLTESSDGRYVAKDGRLIVTTPMEGRRIQQLWSHKSFPNDFTLKLEFRATPNADSGVFIRQPQLQCRDYLLAGPYNSLQKYRPQDWNELVVEVKGNVARCTCNGEVLEEAFELPATGPVGLEGDRGQIEYRRIRIKHAGGN; this is translated from the coding sequence ATGAATTTTTCTCGAACGCTTCTTGTACTGATCGCCGTGGTGATCAGTTTCGGTAATGACCAGCTTCATGCTTTTCAACGAACCGCAGAGGCGGTTTCTGTTGAACTTCCTGAAACTGACGAAGGACTTCCCGGTGCGGGGCCGATTCGTCGATATGACTGGTTCCGCAACCTCTGGAAGAGTCGGCGAGGCCAGTGGGCGAAAACACAAGCAGAAGATCAAAACGCCGTCGTTTTCCTCGGCGATTCGATCACTCAAGGCTGGGGGGACAAACTGCACAAGAGTTTTGGTGAGATGAAAGTCGCCAATCGGGGGATCTCAGGAGACACGACACGGGGAATGCTGATTCGGCTTGAGGAAGATGTTCTTTCCCTCAATCCGACAGGCGTCGTCATGCTGATGGGAACGAACGATCTGGAGGAAGGGGCAGACCCGAAAACCGTCGCTAGTAACATCCAGCTCATTCTCGAAGCGATTCACGCTCATCAAAGCGAAATGCCGATCATCATTTCGCTCGTCTTTCCGAGTTCCGAAACAAAGAAACGACCTTCCAACAAGATTCAGGAATTGAATCAGCTCATCCGCGAGGCAGCCCGCAACTTTGAACACGTCACCGTTCTCGACACCTGGACTCTGTTCGCGAACTCCGAAGGGGACGCGAAAGTGGAAGAGTTTCCCGATCTTCTGCATCCGAACGAACTGGGTTACGAAAAGTGGCGCATGGCATTGATTCCTCTGCTGGAAACGAATGGGCTTCTGGACGTTCCTGAGGACGATTTCGAATTGGAAGCGGGTTTCGAGTCACTCTTCAATGGACAAGATTTGACAGGTTGGGGATTTCTGCCGACTCCTCCTGCGAACCCCAACCGAAAGCGGAATCCAAACGCTCCACACCGTCCGGAAGTCGCAGAAGCTGTCAGCTTCGATGGACTGACCGAGAGTTCAGATGGTCGTTACGTCGCCAAAGACGGCCGATTAATTGTGACAACGCCAATGGAAGGACGCCGAATTCAACAGCTGTGGAGTCATAAGTCGTTTCCAAATGACTTCACTCTCAAGCTTGAGTTTCGTGCAACTCCCAACGCTGACAGTGGAGTTTTCATTCGACAGCCACAGCTGCAGTGTCGCGATTACTTGTTGGCGGGACCATACAACTCTCTTCAGAAGTACCGCCCTCAGGACTGGAACGAACTCGTCGTGGAAGTGAAGGGGAACGTCGCACGCTGCACTTGCAACGGTGAAGTCCTCGAAGAAGCCTTCGAGCTCCCAGCGACAGGACCGGTTGGTCTCGAAGGTGATCGTGGGCAGATTGAATACCGACGAATCCGAATCAAGCACGCTGGCGGAAACTGA
- a CDS encoding sulfatase, with protein sequence MISRAVVLFAAFACFAQSSDAQQSERSPNVLLIVSDDLQACLGCYQNSTCQTPNLDRLAKEGILFERAYCQYPVCGPSRASMMSGLYPNLTKMLGNKTTLGAFHETNADLAHHPSIGEFLKTNGYVSLRVSKIYHMGVPGGIEAGDRGGDDPLSWDRAFDIMAPETASLGELELLSPIRKHYGSNFARIITPDEAATTQTDYLAASQAIAILENRARGRTDSRFLRPEQPFFLAVGFVRPHVPLIAPKRIFDKYPVDSVELPNVPENDLDDVPSAAAGMENFGRYGMNEEQQKIAIASYYASVTFMDEQVGRLLETLDRLNLRDDTVVIFTSDHGYNLGEHHCWQKLSLFEDSTRVPLLISSPDHTETAGQTNSEIVELIDLYPTIADLCGLKKKSPQILQGQSLVPILESPGNVMDADAHAYTVTYQRGESLRAGPWRFNRWGNSGEELYDHESDPGEFTNLATDPDHTAAVDSLRTQLTQVRESSEKSTGSSD encoded by the coding sequence ATGATATCTCGTGCAGTTGTCCTTTTCGCAGCGTTTGCTTGTTTCGCTCAATCGAGCGACGCACAGCAGTCCGAGCGATCTCCCAACGTTCTTCTGATTGTCAGCGACGATCTCCAAGCATGCCTTGGTTGTTATCAAAACAGCACCTGCCAAACTCCAAATCTCGATCGCCTCGCGAAAGAAGGAATTCTCTTCGAACGTGCCTATTGCCAGTACCCGGTCTGCGGTCCTTCTCGCGCGTCGATGATGAGCGGGCTCTACCCGAATCTAACGAAGATGCTTGGCAACAAGACAACGTTGGGAGCTTTTCACGAAACGAACGCCGACCTGGCTCATCACCCCAGCATCGGTGAGTTTCTGAAGACAAACGGATACGTTTCGTTGCGGGTCTCAAAGATCTATCACATGGGAGTTCCAGGCGGCATTGAAGCCGGCGACCGCGGTGGTGACGATCCTCTTTCATGGGATCGAGCTTTCGACATCATGGCCCCCGAGACAGCGAGTCTCGGTGAACTCGAATTGTTGAGTCCGATTCGAAAACACTACGGTTCAAACTTCGCCCGGATCATCACACCCGATGAAGCAGCGACCACTCAGACCGACTATCTCGCTGCTTCGCAAGCGATCGCGATTCTCGAAAACCGAGCACGAGGCCGAACCGACTCGCGTTTTCTTCGACCAGAGCAGCCGTTTTTTCTCGCAGTTGGATTTGTCCGCCCGCACGTTCCGCTGATTGCGCCGAAACGAATCTTTGACAAGTACCCCGTCGACTCAGTGGAGTTGCCGAACGTCCCTGAGAACGATCTGGACGACGTCCCTTCCGCTGCTGCCGGGATGGAAAACTTCGGTCGATACGGAATGAACGAGGAACAACAGAAAATAGCCATCGCAAGCTACTACGCAAGTGTTACGTTCATGGACGAACAGGTCGGACGACTCCTCGAAACTCTCGATCGACTCAATCTCCGAGACGACACCGTCGTGATCTTCACGTCGGACCATGGATACAATCTCGGAGAGCACCACTGCTGGCAGAAGCTGAGTCTATTTGAGGACAGCACTCGAGTCCCACTGCTGATCTCTTCACCTGACCACACAGAAACAGCCGGTCAGACGAACAGCGAGATTGTTGAGTTGATTGATCTGTATCCCACGATCGCCGATTTGTGTGGACTCAAGAAGAAGTCTCCTCAAATCCTTCAGGGACAAAGCCTCGTCCCGATTCTGGAATCGCCAGGCAATGTGATGGACGCAGATGCTCATGCTTACACCGTCACCTATCAACGCGGAGAGTCATTGCGAGCTGGACCCTGGAGATTCAACCGTTGGGGCAATTCGGGAGAGGAATTGTATGACCACGAATCCGATCCCGGCGAATTCACAAATCTTGCGACTGATCCCGACCACACAGCTGCTGTCGACTCCCTGAGAACACAATTGACTCAGGTCCGCGAATCGAGCGAAAAATCGACTGGCTCAAGCGACTGA
- a CDS encoding neutral zinc metallopeptidase, producing the protein MRWEGRRGSENVEDRRSMRGPVVAGGGMLGLVLILIIMCAGGDPRPIMNQMQQAQQQQPQQGPVETDPEEDRLAQFVSVVLADTEEVWDDLFRQDGASYRAPTLVIFTGEVASACGYQGSATGPFYCPLDEKVYIDLSFYEDMKNKLGAPGDFAQAYVIAHEVGHHVQKLLGISEQVSSLQQRSSKVEANELSVRLELQADYFAGVWAHHAQQNWQILEPGDIEEALTAATAIGDDRLQKQAQGRVVPESFTHGTSEQRTRWFVQGLKSGDMNAGNTFEIPYSQL; encoded by the coding sequence ATGCGTTGGGAAGGCCGTCGCGGTAGTGAGAACGTTGAAGACCGACGCTCAATGCGTGGACCAGTTGTTGCAGGTGGCGGAATGCTGGGACTTGTCCTGATTCTGATCATCATGTGCGCTGGTGGCGATCCGCGACCAATCATGAATCAGATGCAACAGGCGCAACAGCAGCAACCTCAACAGGGACCGGTGGAAACCGATCCGGAAGAAGACAGACTCGCACAATTCGTGTCCGTGGTGTTGGCAGACACTGAAGAAGTCTGGGACGATTTATTCCGCCAGGATGGTGCCTCGTACCGAGCTCCAACACTCGTCATCTTCACAGGTGAAGTTGCATCAGCGTGTGGGTATCAAGGATCGGCAACCGGTCCGTTTTATTGCCCGCTCGACGAAAAAGTTTACATCGACTTAAGCTTCTACGAAGACATGAAGAACAAACTGGGCGCTCCGGGAGACTTCGCTCAGGCCTACGTCATTGCACATGAAGTCGGGCATCATGTGCAAAAACTTCTAGGGATCAGCGAACAGGTCTCCAGCCTCCAGCAAAGATCGAGCAAAGTCGAAGCAAATGAACTGTCAGTCCGTCTGGAACTGCAGGCAGATTACTTCGCGGGAGTTTGGGCTCATCACGCTCAACAGAACTGGCAGATTCTGGAACCCGGTGACATCGAAGAGGCTCTCACCGCAGCCACTGCGATCGGAGATGATCGTCTTCAAAAGCAAGCTCAAGGGCGTGTCGTTCCTGAATCGTTTACTCACGGAACGTCCGAACAGCGGACAAGATGGTTCGTGCAGGGCCTGAAGAGTGGTGATATGAACGCGGGTAATACGTTCGAAATCCCTTATAGCCAGCTCTAG
- a CDS encoding acyl-CoA desaturase — translation MLQKDAAPQDPRSIDPAHQYKTADYSSDVPVPTGWAAIDWNHAGPYILLHLLCFSVFWVGVSPIAVIVFFLTLYMRVFALTGFYHRYFSHKAFQTSRVVQFIGGVVGCMAAQRGPLWWASHHRHHHRRSDQPADVHSPRHHGFWWSHMWWFLTPENSETDERVIKDWLKFPELRWLERYHMLPALALTFAMFGLGAALQKWAPSMNTGPWQMLVWGFLLSTIALYHITYFVNSLAHVLGTQRFSTGDDSRNNWLIALVTFGEGWHNNHHYYQGSARQGFYWWEIDITYLILKCLEKLGLVWKLKPVPAEILEEGRVAKPPSLT, via the coding sequence ATGCTGCAGAAGGATGCTGCACCACAAGACCCGAGATCGATCGATCCCGCTCACCAATACAAGACAGCTGATTATTCAAGTGATGTCCCAGTGCCGACGGGCTGGGCTGCGATCGATTGGAATCACGCGGGACCGTACATTCTCCTGCATTTGCTCTGCTTTTCCGTCTTCTGGGTCGGAGTCAGTCCCATCGCGGTGATTGTTTTCTTCCTCACGCTTTACATGCGCGTGTTCGCTCTGACTGGTTTTTATCATCGCTACTTCTCACACAAGGCCTTTCAAACTTCCCGGGTTGTTCAGTTCATCGGGGGCGTGGTCGGCTGCATGGCGGCACAGCGTGGACCGCTCTGGTGGGCTTCGCATCATCGGCATCATCATCGCCGATCAGATCAGCCTGCCGATGTGCATTCGCCACGCCATCATGGTTTCTGGTGGAGTCACATGTGGTGGTTTCTGACTCCGGAAAACTCAGAGACCGACGAAAGAGTGATCAAGGACTGGCTGAAGTTTCCAGAACTCCGCTGGCTTGAGCGGTATCACATGCTGCCAGCATTGGCGTTGACCTTCGCGATGTTTGGTCTCGGTGCCGCCCTGCAGAAGTGGGCACCATCGATGAATACCGGACCCTGGCAGATGCTGGTCTGGGGATTCCTGCTCTCAACGATTGCCCTGTATCACATCACCTACTTCGTCAATTCGCTGGCCCACGTTCTGGGAACGCAACGCTTCAGCACTGGTGATGACAGTCGCAACAATTGGCTGATTGCACTCGTCACTTTCGGTGAAGGCTGGCACAACAACCATCATTACTACCAAGGCTCCGCCCGGCAGGGTTTCTACTGGTGGGAGATCGATATCACCTACCTGATTCTCAAGTGCCTCGAGAAACTCGGTCTCGTCTGGAAACTCAAACCGGTTCCCGCTGAGATCCTCGAAGAGGGACGCGTTGCAAAACCCCCAAGCTTGACGTGA
- a CDS encoding cation:dicarboxylase symporter family transporter, with protein sequence MSETLKGPELDQPERARKLSSHPKRLGLWIGIGLVLGILCGVFFGELCAPLQVVGNSYVNLLQMTVLPYLVTALISKLGRLNIAQAKRIGWAAAIILLLFWGASIVLVATVSAFLPPLKGGAFFHSSDLADVAGGFNFLNQLIPGNVFNSLANEFVPAVVVFCLFFGAAMMAVPNREPVLNLLDSCSEALSKINAFLIRLAPVGLFTLTAAAAGTLRVEEISRLQAYLLMVSIACGVAALLFLPLLVTCTTKIGFRELLRSAQEPLLTALATGKLFVVLPLIAESCESLLQGKSDSDSLDERLTPSVVVPLAYPFPHIGKVLSFLFIPFAAWYAGRDLSWGQTLSMASTGTISSFASPLVTIPFLLDMYRLPQDLMTLFILPGFLTTRMADAVGVMHLMALTLIVNAVVHDQLRIRWRRLMISGAVVSLTLLLFCGIMSRYLASVKFSDQLDSRFLSLSLPAPVTDYEVFRNRSQIPKRQTTGSTALERIQEEKILRVGYLQDHLPYSFFNSEGNLVGYDVELIHQFAKQMDLRIEFVPFSESTIEEQLASHEVDVAIGGLIMKPARLLRVGFTEPYQTATVSVVLKDHRRDEWVSWEDAVDYRELRLGVVSPDLVVPAQQFIPNAEIVTVDSLQDFFDGRHEDIDGLMIAAEQGAAWTVLHPEYTTVIPRPAIQRPVGLVVQQDDMDWMITLNRWLDIERLDGTLDRLERYWIEGGGAKDRTPRWCILRDVLHWID encoded by the coding sequence ATGTCAGAAACGTTGAAGGGGCCGGAACTCGATCAACCGGAGCGGGCGAGAAAGCTTTCATCACATCCCAAGAGGTTGGGATTATGGATCGGGATCGGGTTGGTCCTGGGGATCTTGTGTGGTGTGTTTTTCGGAGAACTTTGTGCGCCGCTGCAAGTGGTTGGTAACTCTTACGTCAACCTGTTGCAGATGACCGTTCTCCCGTACCTGGTCACAGCACTGATCTCGAAGTTGGGGCGATTGAATATTGCTCAAGCGAAACGGATCGGATGGGCTGCTGCTATTATTCTGCTGTTGTTCTGGGGAGCGAGTATCGTTCTGGTCGCAACGGTGTCTGCATTTCTACCCCCGCTGAAAGGTGGCGCCTTCTTTCATTCGAGTGACTTGGCTGATGTGGCTGGCGGTTTCAACTTTCTCAATCAATTGATTCCCGGCAACGTTTTCAATTCTCTGGCAAACGAGTTCGTCCCAGCTGTGGTGGTCTTTTGTCTCTTTTTTGGAGCAGCGATGATGGCAGTTCCGAACCGAGAGCCGGTCCTAAATCTTCTTGATTCGTGTTCTGAAGCGCTTTCGAAAATCAACGCGTTTCTGATTCGGCTGGCTCCGGTCGGTCTCTTTACGCTGACAGCCGCAGCGGCAGGCACTTTGCGGGTCGAGGAGATTTCGCGACTGCAGGCTTATCTCTTGATGGTGTCGATCGCGTGCGGTGTGGCTGCCCTTCTCTTTCTACCGCTGCTTGTGACCTGCACGACCAAGATTGGATTTCGTGAGCTTTTGCGATCTGCCCAAGAACCGTTGTTGACTGCGCTGGCGACTGGAAAGCTTTTCGTGGTTCTCCCGTTGATTGCTGAAAGCTGCGAGAGTCTGTTGCAAGGGAAGTCAGATTCTGATTCGCTCGATGAAAGACTGACGCCGAGCGTGGTTGTGCCTCTTGCATACCCCTTTCCGCACATCGGCAAAGTGCTTTCGTTTTTGTTTATCCCGTTTGCAGCATGGTACGCCGGACGTGATCTCTCGTGGGGGCAGACTCTTTCGATGGCATCCACTGGGACGATTTCAAGCTTTGCCAGTCCGCTGGTCACGATCCCATTCTTGCTCGACATGTATCGATTGCCGCAGGACCTGATGACGTTGTTTATCCTTCCTGGGTTTTTGACAACGAGGATGGCAGACGCTGTGGGGGTGATGCACCTGATGGCGCTCACGCTGATCGTCAATGCGGTCGTTCACGACCAACTTCGCATCCGGTGGAGACGTCTGATGATCTCGGGAGCAGTGGTCTCGCTGACACTGTTGTTGTTTTGCGGGATCATGTCTCGATACCTCGCTTCGGTGAAATTCAGCGATCAACTCGATTCACGATTCTTGTCGCTTTCACTGCCTGCACCTGTGACAGACTACGAAGTTTTTCGGAATCGATCACAGATTCCGAAACGGCAAACGACTGGATCAACGGCACTCGAGCGAATTCAAGAAGAAAAGATCTTGCGAGTTGGGTATCTCCAGGATCACCTGCCCTACTCGTTCTTCAATTCAGAAGGAAATTTGGTCGGCTACGACGTTGAACTGATCCATCAATTCGCGAAGCAAATGGATCTTCGAATTGAGTTTGTTCCGTTCTCGGAATCGACGATCGAAGAACAACTCGCTTCGCATGAAGTGGACGTCGCGATCGGCGGATTGATCATGAAACCGGCTCGCCTGCTCAGAGTTGGGTTCACAGAGCCATATCAAACCGCGACGGTTTCCGTTGTTCTGAAGGATCACCGTCGTGATGAATGGGTTTCTTGGGAAGATGCTGTTGACTACCGGGAACTTCGCTTGGGAGTGGTTTCACCGGATCTTGTGGTACCGGCTCAGCAGTTCATACCGAACGCCGAAATCGTCACTGTCGATTCATTGCAGGACTTTTTCGATGGGCGACATGAAGATATCGATGGTCTGATGATTGCCGCAGAACAGGGAGCTGCCTGGACCGTTCTGCATCCGGAATACACAACGGTGATTCCTCGACCGGCAATTCAGCGACCGGTCGGTCTTGTTGTCCAGCAGGATGATATGGATTGGATGATCACATTGAATCGCTGGCTCGACATCGAAAGGTTAGACGGAACACTCGACCGACTGGAGCGGTACTGGATCGAAGGCGGCGGTGCGAAAGACCGAACACCTCGCTGGTGCATTCTCCGGGATGTGTTGCACTGGATCGACTGA
- a CDS encoding STAS/SEC14 domain-containing protein, protein MIEMIEEGNGKVIAFKLSGKLHDEDYKTFVPAVDNAIAENGKTRVLVQFHDFKGWDAHALWDDIKFATTHCTKIERIALVGEDSWEKWMASVCKPFTMAKIQYFDVSDIDAAWRWVEEGL, encoded by the coding sequence ATGATTGAAATGATCGAAGAGGGCAATGGCAAAGTCATTGCATTCAAGCTTTCGGGAAAGCTTCACGACGAGGACTACAAAACCTTCGTTCCAGCTGTGGACAATGCGATCGCTGAAAATGGAAAGACGCGAGTTCTGGTCCAGTTTCACGATTTCAAAGGTTGGGACGCCCACGCACTTTGGGATGACATTAAATTCGCTACCACGCACTGCACCAAGATTGAGCGAATCGCACTCGTCGGAGAAGATTCTTGGGAAAAATGGATGGCGAGCGTCTGCAAACCATTCACGATGGCCAAGATCCAGTACTTCGACGTCAGTGACATCGACGCTGCCTGGCGGTGGGTCGAAGAAGGCCTTTAG
- a CDS encoding PEP-CTERM sorting domain-containing protein — protein sequence MSLTRALLAAAIIGAGISTGTANAGLEIEAYSQNFNGLNGSQRYVDADSKLGPEWSFNSTNEGRSRIYDWGGTRGGVLVLDDSRGNSIYSLNEAIVTVNLLSLTDVKLSFKHYDSYDEENPIGTQMFTGSKNADGVSISSNGINWFPIVNFDQWNGTWKTYDVNLTDFANSVGSSLLNLSGNLQIKFQQYDNYPHGSDGRKFDKIVVTGKLPNLTVPEPATASLFVMAIGGLAGSQTLKRRRRLAQQS from the coding sequence TTGTCACTCACAAGAGCTTTACTTGCAGCCGCAATCATTGGTGCCGGGATCAGCACTGGGACTGCGAACGCCGGCTTGGAGATCGAGGCCTACTCACAGAATTTCAACGGCCTGAATGGCAGTCAAAGGTACGTTGATGCTGACTCAAAACTTGGACCGGAATGGTCGTTCAATTCGACGAATGAAGGTCGGTCAAGAATTTATGACTGGGGTGGAACACGAGGAGGCGTACTGGTCCTCGACGACAGCCGTGGAAACAGCATTTATTCATTGAACGAAGCAATCGTGACCGTCAATCTGCTGTCCTTGACGGACGTGAAACTGTCGTTCAAACATTACGACTCGTACGACGAAGAAAACCCCATCGGTACGCAGATGTTCACAGGATCAAAGAATGCTGACGGCGTTTCGATCAGCAGCAACGGAATCAACTGGTTTCCGATTGTCAACTTCGATCAATGGAACGGAACCTGGAAGACCTACGACGTCAACTTGACTGACTTCGCAAACTCTGTCGGGTCAAGCTTGCTCAACCTGAGTGGAAACCTGCAGATTAAATTTCAGCAGTACGACAACTATCCGCACGGGTCTGACGGACGGAAATTTGACAAAATCGTTGTTACAGGTAAGTTACCAAATCTGACTGTTCCAGAACCTGCGACTGCATCATTGTTCGTGATGGCAATCGGTGGTTTGGCTGGATCGCAGACTCTGAAACGACGCCGTCGTTTGGCTCAGCAATCCTGA
- a CDS encoding nuclear transport factor 2 family protein produces the protein MWCKFRSSCCAIIAAFGATMLGPVAVADEAAVRESLKSYVIAFNEQDVEKVGQFWTEDAEYVNRETGEQLTGRASIIEDLKVLFEENPGLQLSGSTSRVRMISDLVAHAEGVTAAVIPGLPPTESSFTAILVQQDGKWLIDTIAEMPVPAPESPMDALAELDWFVGRWVDEGENASVESNVRWSPSNAFLIRSYFMIDDEGVTQEGTQIIGWDPRSREIRSWTFNSDGSFGDGIWSKNGEKWLIRSSQTLPNGNAAAGTYVLTPVDENTVSVQVIGQEVEGEPQPASDVVTMFRVEDAGVDAPAEESVESDEPGDTDESN, from the coding sequence ATGTGGTGCAAATTTCGATCGTCCTGCTGCGCGATCATTGCAGCTTTCGGTGCGACGATGCTGGGACCCGTCGCAGTCGCCGACGAAGCTGCTGTCCGCGAGTCGCTGAAGTCATACGTCATTGCTTTCAACGAGCAAGATGTTGAGAAGGTTGGGCAATTCTGGACAGAAGACGCTGAATACGTCAATCGGGAGACGGGCGAACAACTGACCGGGCGAGCTTCGATTATTGAAGACCTCAAAGTTCTTTTCGAAGAAAACCCCGGACTTCAACTCAGTGGAAGCACTTCACGCGTGCGAATGATCAGCGATCTCGTTGCGCATGCTGAAGGAGTCACAGCCGCTGTCATTCCGGGACTTCCTCCGACCGAATCAAGCTTCACAGCCATCCTCGTTCAGCAGGACGGCAAGTGGTTGATCGACACCATCGCCGAAATGCCAGTGCCAGCACCGGAATCACCGATGGATGCCTTGGCGGAACTCGACTGGTTTGTTGGTCGCTGGGTGGATGAAGGCGAAAATGCCTCAGTCGAGTCCAACGTCCGCTGGTCTCCATCGAACGCATTCCTGATTCGTTCTTATTTCATGATTGACGATGAAGGAGTCACCCAAGAAGGAACGCAAATTATTGGTTGGGATCCTCGCAGCCGTGAAATCCGATCCTGGACATTCAATTCAGACGGTTCTTTCGGAGATGGAATCTGGTCGAAGAATGGAGAAAAGTGGCTCATCCGATCGAGCCAGACACTCCCCAATGGAAATGCTGCTGCGGGCACTTATGTCTTGACCCCCGTCGATGAGAACACCGTCTCCGTTCAAGTGATTGGCCAGGAAGTTGAAGGGGAACCTCAACCTGCCTCGGATGTTGTCACGATGTTCCGCGTTGAAGATGCTGGAGTGGATGCTCCTGCCGAAGAGTCTGTTGAATCTGATGAACCCGGCGATACTGACGAATCGAACTAA